The following is a genomic window from Tachyglossus aculeatus isolate mTacAcu1 chromosome 19, mTacAcu1.pri, whole genome shotgun sequence.
gagctggaagacctggtttgaatccaggctctgctactaaccgctgtatgaccttggacaagtcacttcacttctctggttctcagttccctcatctgcaaaatggggattcaatacctgttctccctcctactcagactgcaaGTCCCCTGTGGgagcggcctggcctagtggatagagcccgggagtcagaaggtcatgggttctaattccggctctgccgcttgtctgctgtgcgaccctgggtgagtcacttcacttctctgagcctcagtttcctcatctctagaatggggatcgagactgtgagccccacatgggacagggactgtatccaactcgatttggtggattcaccccagcgcttaggacagtgcctggaacatagtaagcacttaataccacagtaattatcgtcttgtatctatcccagcacttactacagcactcggcatatagtaagcccttattattataaacttaCCTCTTAAGAGAGCCAGTTGCCAGGTAAGCCTCTGCCGACCACCCGCGTCCTCCCTCTCGGCTGCCCTGGGcacaggagaaggaaggggggctGCACCAGGCGGTCTCCAGCTGTAGCTCCAAACTTTCCGTCAGGACTAGGGAATTGGAAGCAGCTTCCGAACCGTCATCCATCCTTCAGGTCTTTCCCTGGAAAGAATTTCGGGAAGTTCCCAACTTTCCACACCGCCCGGACAGTGAGAAGACAGGCTGGGACTGAGGCTGTGCAGGGCAACTGTCCCTGGGCACGGAATTCCCTTGCAAGGGGAGCGAGCTcagaggtgggaggtggaggatggagggacgGGGAGTGTATCAGTTTACTGctacagtgtgctctcccaagtgcttagtacagtgctctgcacccagtaagtgctcaataaatatgacggaatgaatgatgggcggggggggggggggggggaggagggagggggaaggaggagggagaggggaaggaggagggagagggaggaagacaggggaagagaaggggggagagggaggaagaaggatgggtgggaagagagggaggtggagcaaagaggagaagggaagacgaggagggaagaggagaaggagagaagaggaaggaaaaggaggaggagagcaaggagaaaaggaagagggaaagaagaggaggagggaaaaggaggaggagaggaggaaggaggaggaaacggagaaggggaggaagggggaaaggaggcgggaaaaggaggaggaggagaggaggaaaaggaaggaaggggagggggaaaaggagtagagggaaggggagggggaaaaggagaggagggaaggggagggggaaaaggaggggagggaaggggagggggaaaaggaggggagggaaggggagggggaaaaggaggggagggaaggggagggggaaaaggaggggagggaaggggagggggaaaaggaggggagggaaggggagggggaaaaggaggggagggaaggggagggggaaaaggaggggagggaaggggaggggggaaaggaggggagggaaggggagggggaaaaggaggggagggaaggggagggggaaaaggaggggagggaaggggagggggaaaaggaggggagggggaaaaggaggggagggaagggggaaaaggaggggagggggaaaaggaggggagggaaggggagggggaaaaagaggggaggggagggggaaaaggaggggaggggagggggaaaaggaggggagggggaaaaggaggggaggggaggggggaaggggagggggaaaaggaggggagggaaggggagggggaaaaggaggggagggaaggggagggggaaaaggaggggagggaaggggagggggaaaaggaggggagggaaggggagggggaaaaggagaggagggaaggggagggggaaaaggagaggagggaaggggagggggaaaaggagaggagggaaggggagggggaaaaggagaggaggggagggaaggggagggggaaaaggaggggagggaaggggaggggggaaaggaggggagggaaggggaggggggaaaggaggggagggaaggggagggggaaaaggaggggagggaaggggagggggaaaaggaggggagggaaggggagggggaaaaggaggggagggggaaaaggaggggagggaagggggaaaaggaggggagggggaaaaggaggggagggaaggggagggggaaaaagaggggaggggagggggaaaaggaggggaggggagggggaaaaggaggggagggggaaaaggaggggaggggaggggggaaggggagggggaaaaggaggggagggaaggggagggggaaaaggaggggagggaaggggagggggaaaaggagaggagggaaggggagggggaaaaggagaggagggaaggggagggggaaaaggagaggagggaaggggagggggaaaaggagaggagggaaggggagggggaaaaggaggggaggggagggaaggggagggggaaaaggaggggagggaaggggagggggaaaaggaggggagggaaggggagggggaaaaggaggggagggaaggggagggggaaaaggaggggaggggagggggaaaaggaggggaggggaggggggaaggggagggggaaaaggaggggagggaaggggagggggaaagggaggggagggggaaaaggaggggagggaaggggagggggaaaaggaggggagggggaaggggagggggaaaaggaggggagggaaggggaggagagaaggagggaggagaggagggggaaaggagaaagaggaggagggggacgagggggaagagaagggggaaaaaggaggaggcaaaaggaggaaagaggagtagggaagaaggggaaaaggaggaggaggaagaggggaggagggagagggaaggaggaaagaggaggagggggagtaagtgggaagaggggaggaggagggaaaaggaggaggaggggggaggaggaggggaaaggaggaggggggaggaggaggggaaaggaggagggaggagggggaagaagaggggaggagaaaggagaaggagggaaaagggggaggagtaaggaggaggaagagggaaggaggaggaaagaggaggaggaagaaggaaggaggagaaaggaagaggagaaagtggggataaaggctgGGAGTATCGGCAGGGCTCCGGGctgctccctccgtccctcccggcTCCCAGTCGTGGAGCACGTGGGCCGCGGGCCGGAGGAACGCCtacctgggggccggggggccccgaGCCCGGGGGACCGGGCCcacggacaggaggaggagggagagggagagggagggagagagagagagggcggggGAGAGCCCCGTCGGGCGTTCAGACGGCGTCCCGGCCTCCcggctccgtccgtccgtccgcccgcccacgggggggcggggcctggcccccacccctgcccccgtcCCGACTCTCGCGAGAGCGCCGAGGCCGcccgcccggccggccggcccgggcCCAGGACCATCTCGCGAGAACAGAGAAAGGGGATCGAAAAAGCCCGCCGCTGGGGGGGGGCCGGGTTCGTTGGAGTGAGGTGTGCGCAtgcgccgggggcggggcgggaaggAGTGAGCGCGGGAAACGgtgtcattcatccatccattcattcattcattcattcattcaatcgtctgtattgagcgcttactgtgtgcagagccctgtgctaaacgcttgggaaggacaagttggcaacatagagaggcggtcccatTCACTCATccactcgattgtatttattgagtgcctactgtgtgcagagcactgtactaagcgcttgggaaggacaagtcggcaacatatagagacggtcccattcattcgctctttcattcactcattcactcattcattcactcattcaatcgtatttattgagcgcttactgtgtgcagagcactgtactaagcgcttgggaagtacaagttggccacatatagagacggtcccattcattcactctttcattcattcattcactctttcattcactcaatcgtatttactgagcgctt
Proteins encoded in this region:
- the LOC119940876 gene encoding LOW QUALITY PROTEIN: vegetative cell wall protein gp1-like (The sequence of the model RefSeq protein was modified relative to this genomic sequence to represent the inferred CDS: inserted 1 base in 1 codon; deleted 2 bases in 1 codon); the protein is FPPPLPSPPFPPPLPSPPFPPPLPSPPFPPPLPPSPPFPPPLPSSPFPPPLPSSPFPPPLPSSPFPPPLPSSPFPPPLPSPPFPPPLPSPPFPPPLPPSPPPPSPPFPPPLPSPPFPPPLPSPPFPPPLPSPPFPPPLPSPPFPPPLPSPPFPPPLPSPPXPFPPPLPSSPFPPPLPSSPFPPPLPSSPFPPPLPSPPFPPPLPSPPFPPPLPSPPFPPPLPSPPFPPPLPPSPPPPSPPFPPPLPSPPFPPPLPSPPFPPPLPSPPFPPPLPSPPFPPPLPSPPFPPPLPSPPFPPPLPSPPFPPPLPSPPFPPPLPSPPFPPPLPSPPFPPPLPSSPFPPPLPSTPFP